In Anas platyrhynchos isolate ZD024472 breed Pekin duck chromosome 7, IASCAAS_PekinDuck_T2T, whole genome shotgun sequence, one genomic interval encodes:
- the PCBP3 gene encoding poly(rC)-binding protein 3 isoform X9 translates to MLSMPLSGGPGPAEESLWSSRPACREMESKVSEGGLNVTLTIRLLMHGKEVGSIIGKKGETVKKMREESGARINISEGNCPERIVTITGPTDAIFKAFAMIAYKFEEDITNSMSNSTATSKPPVTLRLVVPASQCGSLIGKGGSKIKEIRESTGAQVQVAGDMLPNSTERAVTISGTPDAIIQCVKQICVVMLEVQSVTKGSPPKGATIPYRPKPASTPVIFAGGQVRADPLAASTANLSLLLQHQPLPAYTIQGQYAIPHPDQLTKLHQLAMQQTPFTPLGQTTPAFPGEKLPLHSSEEAQNLMGQSSGLDASPPASTHELTIPNDLSRPRDPREEHLPCMTGHSSSQPAPTAPQRYLLLQTSLPSPPFGLLLLYNAFRGFSV, encoded by the exons GAAATGGAGTCAAAGGTCTCCGAAGGCGGCCTGAACGTCACCCTCACCATCCGGCTGCTGATGCACGGCAAG gaAGTCGGAAGCATCATTGGAAAG AAAGGAGAGACCGTGAAGAAGATGCGTGAGGAG AGCGGGGCAAGAATCAACATCTCGGAAGGAAACTGCCCTGAGCGAATTGTGACCATCACCGGCCCCACCGATGCCATCTTCAAGGCTTTTGCCATGATCGCCTACAAATTCGAGGAG GACATAACCAACTCAATGAGCAACAGCACTGCTACCAGTAAACCTCCAGTGACGCTGCGGCTGGTCGTGCCAGCTAGTCAGTGCGGCTCGCTGATTGGCAAAGGAGGCTCCAAGATCAAGGAAATCAGGGAG TCCACAGGTGCTCAGGTTCAAGTGGCGGGGGACATGCTGCCCAACTCCACGGAGCGGGCAGTGACAATCTCGGGGACACCCGACGCAATTATCCAGTGTGTCAAACAGATCTGTGTGGTGATGCTGGAGGTACAGTCTGTAACAAAGGGG TCCCCACCAAAAGGTGCCACCATTCCCTACCGCCCAAAGCCCGCCTCCACCCCTGTCATTTTTGCAGGTGGTCAGGTAAGAGCCGACCCGCTTGCAGCCTCCACTGCCAACCTCAGCCTTTTACTGCAGCACCAGCCGCTGCCC gCCTACACGATTCAGGGACAATACGCTATTCCACACCCGGAT CAGTTGACCAAGCTCCACCAGTTGGCTATGCAGCAAACCCCCTTTACTCCCCTTGGACAGACCACCCCCGCTTTCCCTG GAGAAAAGCTGCCCTTACATTCCTCCGAAGAAGCTCAAAATCTGATGGGCCAATCATCAG GTCTGGATGCCAGTCCCCCGGCCAGTACTCATGAACTCACCATTCCCAATGAT CTCTCCAGACCCAGAGACCCACGGGAGGAGCACCTTCCCTGCATGACCGGACACAGCAGCTCACAGCCTGCGCCCACGGCACCCCAGCGGTACCTGCTTCTGCAGACCAGCCTTCCTTCTCCACCCTTCGGGCTCCTGCTGCTTTACAATGCATTTCGTGGCTTTTCTGTGTAA
- the PCBP3 gene encoding poly(rC)-binding protein 3 isoform X21 has product MLSMPLSGGPGPAEESLWSSRPACREMESKVSEGGLNVTLTIRLLMHGKEVGSIIGKKGETVKKMREESGARINISEGNCPERIVTITGPTDAIFKAFAMIAYKFEEDITNSMSNSTATSKPPVTLRLVVPASQCGSLIGKGGSKIKEIRESTGAQVQVAGDMLPNSTERAVTISGTPDAIIQCVKQICVVMLEVQSVTKGSPPKGATIPYRPKPASTPVIFAGGQVRADPLAASTANLSLLLQHQPLPAYTIQGQYAIPHPDLTKLHQLAMQQTPFTPLGQTTPAFPGLDASPPASTHELTIPNDLSRPRDPREEHLPCMTGHSSSQPAPTAPQRYLLLQTSLPSPPFGLLLLYNAFRGFSV; this is encoded by the exons GAAATGGAGTCAAAGGTCTCCGAAGGCGGCCTGAACGTCACCCTCACCATCCGGCTGCTGATGCACGGCAAG gaAGTCGGAAGCATCATTGGAAAG AAAGGAGAGACCGTGAAGAAGATGCGTGAGGAG AGCGGGGCAAGAATCAACATCTCGGAAGGAAACTGCCCTGAGCGAATTGTGACCATCACCGGCCCCACCGATGCCATCTTCAAGGCTTTTGCCATGATCGCCTACAAATTCGAGGAG GACATAACCAACTCAATGAGCAACAGCACTGCTACCAGTAAACCTCCAGTGACGCTGCGGCTGGTCGTGCCAGCTAGTCAGTGCGGCTCGCTGATTGGCAAAGGAGGCTCCAAGATCAAGGAAATCAGGGAG TCCACAGGTGCTCAGGTTCAAGTGGCGGGGGACATGCTGCCCAACTCCACGGAGCGGGCAGTGACAATCTCGGGGACACCCGACGCAATTATCCAGTGTGTCAAACAGATCTGTGTGGTGATGCTGGAGGTACAGTCTGTAACAAAGGGG TCCCCACCAAAAGGTGCCACCATTCCCTACCGCCCAAAGCCCGCCTCCACCCCTGTCATTTTTGCAGGTGGTCAGGTAAGAGCCGACCCGCTTGCAGCCTCCACTGCCAACCTCAGCCTTTTACTGCAGCACCAGCCGCTGCCC gCCTACACGATTCAGGGACAATACGCTATTCCACACCCGGAT TTGACCAAGCTCCACCAGTTGGCTATGCAGCAAACCCCCTTTACTCCCCTTGGACAGACCACCCCCGCTTTCCCTG GTCTGGATGCCAGTCCCCCGGCCAGTACTCATGAACTCACCATTCCCAATGAT CTCTCCAGACCCAGAGACCCACGGGAGGAGCACCTTCCCTGCATGACCGGACACAGCAGCTCACAGCCTGCGCCCACGGCACCCCAGCGGTACCTGCTTCTGCAGACCAGCCTTCCTTCTCCACCCTTCGGGCTCCTGCTGCTTTACAATGCATTTCGTGGCTTTTCTGTGTAA
- the PCBP3 gene encoding poly(rC)-binding protein 3 isoform X20, which produces MLSMPLSGGPGPAEESLWSSRPACREMESKVSEGGLNVTLTIRLLMHGKEVGSIIGKKGETVKKMREESGARINISEGNCPERIVTITGPTDAIFKAFAMIAYKFEEDITNSMSNSTATSKPPVTLRLVVPASQCGSLIGKGGSKIKEIRESTGAQVQVAGDMLPNSTERAVTISGTPDAIIQCVKQICVVMLEVQSVTKGSPPKGATIPYRPKPASTPVIFAGGQVRADPLAASTANLSLLLQHQPLPAYTIQGQYAIPHPDQLTKLHQLAMQQTPFTPLGQTTPAFPGLDASPPASTHELTIPNDLSRPRDPREEHLPCMTGHSSSQPAPTAPQRYLLLQTSLPSPPFGLLLLYNAFRGFSV; this is translated from the exons GAAATGGAGTCAAAGGTCTCCGAAGGCGGCCTGAACGTCACCCTCACCATCCGGCTGCTGATGCACGGCAAG gaAGTCGGAAGCATCATTGGAAAG AAAGGAGAGACCGTGAAGAAGATGCGTGAGGAG AGCGGGGCAAGAATCAACATCTCGGAAGGAAACTGCCCTGAGCGAATTGTGACCATCACCGGCCCCACCGATGCCATCTTCAAGGCTTTTGCCATGATCGCCTACAAATTCGAGGAG GACATAACCAACTCAATGAGCAACAGCACTGCTACCAGTAAACCTCCAGTGACGCTGCGGCTGGTCGTGCCAGCTAGTCAGTGCGGCTCGCTGATTGGCAAAGGAGGCTCCAAGATCAAGGAAATCAGGGAG TCCACAGGTGCTCAGGTTCAAGTGGCGGGGGACATGCTGCCCAACTCCACGGAGCGGGCAGTGACAATCTCGGGGACACCCGACGCAATTATCCAGTGTGTCAAACAGATCTGTGTGGTGATGCTGGAGGTACAGTCTGTAACAAAGGGG TCCCCACCAAAAGGTGCCACCATTCCCTACCGCCCAAAGCCCGCCTCCACCCCTGTCATTTTTGCAGGTGGTCAGGTAAGAGCCGACCCGCTTGCAGCCTCCACTGCCAACCTCAGCCTTTTACTGCAGCACCAGCCGCTGCCC gCCTACACGATTCAGGGACAATACGCTATTCCACACCCGGAT CAGTTGACCAAGCTCCACCAGTTGGCTATGCAGCAAACCCCCTTTACTCCCCTTGGACAGACCACCCCCGCTTTCCCTG GTCTGGATGCCAGTCCCCCGGCCAGTACTCATGAACTCACCATTCCCAATGAT CTCTCCAGACCCAGAGACCCACGGGAGGAGCACCTTCCCTGCATGACCGGACACAGCAGCTCACAGCCTGCGCCCACGGCACCCCAGCGGTACCTGCTTCTGCAGACCAGCCTTCCTTCTCCACCCTTCGGGCTCCTGCTGCTTTACAATGCATTTCGTGGCTTTTCTGTGTAA
- the PCBP3 gene encoding poly(rC)-binding protein 3 isoform X3, which translates to MLSMPLSGGPGPAEESLWSSRPACREMESKVSEGGLNVTLTIRLLMHGKEVGSIIGKKGETVKKMREESGARINISEGNCPERIVTITGPTDAIFKAFAMIAYKFEEDITNSMSNSTATSKPPVTLRLVVPASQCGSLIGKGGSKIKEIRESTGAQVQVAGDMLPNSTERAVTISGTPDAIIQCVKQICVVMLEVQSVTKGSPPKGATIPYRPKPASTPVIFAGGQVRADPLAASTANLSLLLQHQPLPAYTIQGQYAIPHPDQLTKLHQLAMQQTPFTPLGQTTPAFPGEKLPLHSSEEAQNLMGQSSGLDASPPASTHELTIPNDLIGCIIGRQGTKINEIRQMSGAQIKIANATEGSSERQITITGTPANISLAQYLINASSPDPETHGRSTFPA; encoded by the exons GAAATGGAGTCAAAGGTCTCCGAAGGCGGCCTGAACGTCACCCTCACCATCCGGCTGCTGATGCACGGCAAG gaAGTCGGAAGCATCATTGGAAAG AAAGGAGAGACCGTGAAGAAGATGCGTGAGGAG AGCGGGGCAAGAATCAACATCTCGGAAGGAAACTGCCCTGAGCGAATTGTGACCATCACCGGCCCCACCGATGCCATCTTCAAGGCTTTTGCCATGATCGCCTACAAATTCGAGGAG GACATAACCAACTCAATGAGCAACAGCACTGCTACCAGTAAACCTCCAGTGACGCTGCGGCTGGTCGTGCCAGCTAGTCAGTGCGGCTCGCTGATTGGCAAAGGAGGCTCCAAGATCAAGGAAATCAGGGAG TCCACAGGTGCTCAGGTTCAAGTGGCGGGGGACATGCTGCCCAACTCCACGGAGCGGGCAGTGACAATCTCGGGGACACCCGACGCAATTATCCAGTGTGTCAAACAGATCTGTGTGGTGATGCTGGAGGTACAGTCTGTAACAAAGGGG TCCCCACCAAAAGGTGCCACCATTCCCTACCGCCCAAAGCCCGCCTCCACCCCTGTCATTTTTGCAGGTGGTCAGGTAAGAGCCGACCCGCTTGCAGCCTCCACTGCCAACCTCAGCCTTTTACTGCAGCACCAGCCGCTGCCC gCCTACACGATTCAGGGACAATACGCTATTCCACACCCGGAT CAGTTGACCAAGCTCCACCAGTTGGCTATGCAGCAAACCCCCTTTACTCCCCTTGGACAGACCACCCCCGCTTTCCCTG GAGAAAAGCTGCCCTTACATTCCTCCGAAGAAGCTCAAAATCTGATGGGCCAATCATCAG GTCTGGATGCCAGTCCCCCGGCCAGTACTCATGAACTCACCATTCCCAATGAT CTAATAGGCTGCATAATCGGACGCCAAGGGACCAAAATCAATGAAATTCGGCAGATGTCTGGAGCACAGATCAAAATCGCCAACGCCACGGAAGGGTCATCAGAGCGCCAAATCACCATCACGGGAACCCCTGCCAACATCAGCCTCGCTCAGTACCTCATCAACGCCAG CTCTCCAGACCCAGAGACCCACGGGAGGAGCACCTTCCCTGCATGA
- the PCBP3 gene encoding poly(rC)-binding protein 3 isoform X31, giving the protein MLSMPLSGGPGPAEESLWSSRPACREMESKVSEGGLNVTLTIRLLMHGKEVGSIIGKKGETVKKMREESGARINISEGNCPERIVTITGPTDAIFKAFAMIAYKFEEDITNSMSNSTATSKPPVTLRLVVPASQCGSLIGKGGSKIKEIRESTGAQVQVAGDMLPNSTERAVTISGTPDAIIQCVKQICVVMLEVQSVTKGSPPKGATIPYRPKPASTPVIFAGGQVRADPLAASTANLSLLLQHQPLPAYTIQGQYAIPHPDVWMPVPRPVLMNSPFPMISPDPETHGRSTFPA; this is encoded by the exons GAAATGGAGTCAAAGGTCTCCGAAGGCGGCCTGAACGTCACCCTCACCATCCGGCTGCTGATGCACGGCAAG gaAGTCGGAAGCATCATTGGAAAG AAAGGAGAGACCGTGAAGAAGATGCGTGAGGAG AGCGGGGCAAGAATCAACATCTCGGAAGGAAACTGCCCTGAGCGAATTGTGACCATCACCGGCCCCACCGATGCCATCTTCAAGGCTTTTGCCATGATCGCCTACAAATTCGAGGAG GACATAACCAACTCAATGAGCAACAGCACTGCTACCAGTAAACCTCCAGTGACGCTGCGGCTGGTCGTGCCAGCTAGTCAGTGCGGCTCGCTGATTGGCAAAGGAGGCTCCAAGATCAAGGAAATCAGGGAG TCCACAGGTGCTCAGGTTCAAGTGGCGGGGGACATGCTGCCCAACTCCACGGAGCGGGCAGTGACAATCTCGGGGACACCCGACGCAATTATCCAGTGTGTCAAACAGATCTGTGTGGTGATGCTGGAGGTACAGTCTGTAACAAAGGGG TCCCCACCAAAAGGTGCCACCATTCCCTACCGCCCAAAGCCCGCCTCCACCCCTGTCATTTTTGCAGGTGGTCAGGTAAGAGCCGACCCGCTTGCAGCCTCCACTGCCAACCTCAGCCTTTTACTGCAGCACCAGCCGCTGCCC gCCTACACGATTCAGGGACAATACGCTATTCCACACCCGGAT GTCTGGATGCCAGTCCCCCGGCCAGTACTCATGAACTCACCATTCCCAATGAT CTCTCCAGACCCAGAGACCCACGGGAGGAGCACCTTCCCTGCATGA
- the PCBP3 gene encoding poly(rC)-binding protein 3 isoform X4: protein MLSMPLSGGPGPAEESLWSSRPACREMESKVSEGGLNVTLTIRLLMHGKEVGSIIGKKGETVKKMREESGARINISEGNCPERIVTITGPTDAIFKAFAMIAYKFEEDITNSMSNSTATSKPPVTLRLVVPASQCGSLIGKGGSKIKEIRESTGAQVQVAGDMLPNSTERAVTISGTPDAIIQCVKQICVVMLEVQSVTKGSPPKGATIPYRPKPASTPVIFAGGQVRADPLAASTANLSLLLQHQPLPAYTIQGQYAIPHPDQLTKLHQLAMQQTPFTPLGQTTPAFPGEKLPLHSSEEAQNLMGQSSGLDASPPASTHELTIPNDLIGCIIGRQGTKINEIRQMSGAQIKIANATEGSSERQITITGTPANISLAQYLINARLTSEVTGMGAL from the exons GAAATGGAGTCAAAGGTCTCCGAAGGCGGCCTGAACGTCACCCTCACCATCCGGCTGCTGATGCACGGCAAG gaAGTCGGAAGCATCATTGGAAAG AAAGGAGAGACCGTGAAGAAGATGCGTGAGGAG AGCGGGGCAAGAATCAACATCTCGGAAGGAAACTGCCCTGAGCGAATTGTGACCATCACCGGCCCCACCGATGCCATCTTCAAGGCTTTTGCCATGATCGCCTACAAATTCGAGGAG GACATAACCAACTCAATGAGCAACAGCACTGCTACCAGTAAACCTCCAGTGACGCTGCGGCTGGTCGTGCCAGCTAGTCAGTGCGGCTCGCTGATTGGCAAAGGAGGCTCCAAGATCAAGGAAATCAGGGAG TCCACAGGTGCTCAGGTTCAAGTGGCGGGGGACATGCTGCCCAACTCCACGGAGCGGGCAGTGACAATCTCGGGGACACCCGACGCAATTATCCAGTGTGTCAAACAGATCTGTGTGGTGATGCTGGAGGTACAGTCTGTAACAAAGGGG TCCCCACCAAAAGGTGCCACCATTCCCTACCGCCCAAAGCCCGCCTCCACCCCTGTCATTTTTGCAGGTGGTCAGGTAAGAGCCGACCCGCTTGCAGCCTCCACTGCCAACCTCAGCCTTTTACTGCAGCACCAGCCGCTGCCC gCCTACACGATTCAGGGACAATACGCTATTCCACACCCGGAT CAGTTGACCAAGCTCCACCAGTTGGCTATGCAGCAAACCCCCTTTACTCCCCTTGGACAGACCACCCCCGCTTTCCCTG GAGAAAAGCTGCCCTTACATTCCTCCGAAGAAGCTCAAAATCTGATGGGCCAATCATCAG GTCTGGATGCCAGTCCCCCGGCCAGTACTCATGAACTCACCATTCCCAATGAT CTAATAGGCTGCATAATCGGACGCCAAGGGACCAAAATCAATGAAATTCGGCAGATGTCTGGAGCACAGATCAAAATCGCCAACGCCACGGAAGGGTCATCAGAGCGCCAAATCACCATCACGGGAACCCCTGCCAACATCAGCCTCGCTCAGTACCTCATCAACGCCAG GCTGACGTCTGAGGTCACTGGAATGGGCGCACTCTAA
- the PCBP3 gene encoding poly(rC)-binding protein 3 isoform X8, producing MLSMPLSGGPGPAEESLWSSRPACREMESKVSEGGLNVTLTIRLLMHGKEVGSIIGKKGETVKKMREESGARINISEGNCPERIVTITGPTDAIFKAFAMIAYKFEEDITNSMSNSTATSKPPVTLRLVVPASQCGSLIGKGGSKIKEIRESTGAQVQVAGDMLPNSTERAVTISGTPDAIIQCVKQICVVMLESPPKGATIPYRPKPASTPVIFAGGQVRADPLAASTANLSLLLQHQPLPAYTIQGQYAIPHPDLTKLHQLAMQQTPFTPLGQTTPAFPGEKLPLHSSEEAQNLMGQSSGLDASPPASTHELTIPNDLIGCIIGRQGTKINEIRQMSGAQIKIANATEGSSERQITITGTPANISLAQYLINARLTSEVTGMGAL from the exons GAAATGGAGTCAAAGGTCTCCGAAGGCGGCCTGAACGTCACCCTCACCATCCGGCTGCTGATGCACGGCAAG gaAGTCGGAAGCATCATTGGAAAG AAAGGAGAGACCGTGAAGAAGATGCGTGAGGAG AGCGGGGCAAGAATCAACATCTCGGAAGGAAACTGCCCTGAGCGAATTGTGACCATCACCGGCCCCACCGATGCCATCTTCAAGGCTTTTGCCATGATCGCCTACAAATTCGAGGAG GACATAACCAACTCAATGAGCAACAGCACTGCTACCAGTAAACCTCCAGTGACGCTGCGGCTGGTCGTGCCAGCTAGTCAGTGCGGCTCGCTGATTGGCAAAGGAGGCTCCAAGATCAAGGAAATCAGGGAG TCCACAGGTGCTCAGGTTCAAGTGGCGGGGGACATGCTGCCCAACTCCACGGAGCGGGCAGTGACAATCTCGGGGACACCCGACGCAATTATCCAGTGTGTCAAACAGATCTGTGTGGTGATGCTGGAG TCCCCACCAAAAGGTGCCACCATTCCCTACCGCCCAAAGCCCGCCTCCACCCCTGTCATTTTTGCAGGTGGTCAGGTAAGAGCCGACCCGCTTGCAGCCTCCACTGCCAACCTCAGCCTTTTACTGCAGCACCAGCCGCTGCCC gCCTACACGATTCAGGGACAATACGCTATTCCACACCCGGAT TTGACCAAGCTCCACCAGTTGGCTATGCAGCAAACCCCCTTTACTCCCCTTGGACAGACCACCCCCGCTTTCCCTG GAGAAAAGCTGCCCTTACATTCCTCCGAAGAAGCTCAAAATCTGATGGGCCAATCATCAG GTCTGGATGCCAGTCCCCCGGCCAGTACTCATGAACTCACCATTCCCAATGAT CTAATAGGCTGCATAATCGGACGCCAAGGGACCAAAATCAATGAAATTCGGCAGATGTCTGGAGCACAGATCAAAATCGCCAACGCCACGGAAGGGTCATCAGAGCGCCAAATCACCATCACGGGAACCCCTGCCAACATCAGCCTCGCTCAGTACCTCATCAACGCCAG GCTGACGTCTGAGGTCACTGGAATGGGCGCACTCTAA
- the PCBP3 gene encoding poly(rC)-binding protein 3 isoform X7, translating into MLSMPLSGGPGPAEESLWSSRPACREMESKVSEGGLNVTLTIRLLMHGKEVGSIIGKKGETVKKMREESGARINISEGNCPERIVTITGPTDAIFKAFAMIAYKFEEDITNSMSNSTATSKPPVTLRLVVPASQCGSLIGKGGSKIKEIRESTGAQVQVAGDMLPNSTERAVTISGTPDAIIQCVKQICVVMLESPPKGATIPYRPKPASTPVIFAGGQVRADPLAASTANLSLLLQHQPLPAYTIQGQYAIPHPDQLTKLHQLAMQQTPFTPLGQTTPAFPGEKLPLHSSEEAQNLMGQSSGLDASPPASTHELTIPNDLIGCIIGRQGTKINEIRQMSGAQIKIANATEGSSERQITITGTPANISLAQYLINARLTSEVTGMGAL; encoded by the exons GAAATGGAGTCAAAGGTCTCCGAAGGCGGCCTGAACGTCACCCTCACCATCCGGCTGCTGATGCACGGCAAG gaAGTCGGAAGCATCATTGGAAAG AAAGGAGAGACCGTGAAGAAGATGCGTGAGGAG AGCGGGGCAAGAATCAACATCTCGGAAGGAAACTGCCCTGAGCGAATTGTGACCATCACCGGCCCCACCGATGCCATCTTCAAGGCTTTTGCCATGATCGCCTACAAATTCGAGGAG GACATAACCAACTCAATGAGCAACAGCACTGCTACCAGTAAACCTCCAGTGACGCTGCGGCTGGTCGTGCCAGCTAGTCAGTGCGGCTCGCTGATTGGCAAAGGAGGCTCCAAGATCAAGGAAATCAGGGAG TCCACAGGTGCTCAGGTTCAAGTGGCGGGGGACATGCTGCCCAACTCCACGGAGCGGGCAGTGACAATCTCGGGGACACCCGACGCAATTATCCAGTGTGTCAAACAGATCTGTGTGGTGATGCTGGAG TCCCCACCAAAAGGTGCCACCATTCCCTACCGCCCAAAGCCCGCCTCCACCCCTGTCATTTTTGCAGGTGGTCAGGTAAGAGCCGACCCGCTTGCAGCCTCCACTGCCAACCTCAGCCTTTTACTGCAGCACCAGCCGCTGCCC gCCTACACGATTCAGGGACAATACGCTATTCCACACCCGGAT CAGTTGACCAAGCTCCACCAGTTGGCTATGCAGCAAACCCCCTTTACTCCCCTTGGACAGACCACCCCCGCTTTCCCTG GAGAAAAGCTGCCCTTACATTCCTCCGAAGAAGCTCAAAATCTGATGGGCCAATCATCAG GTCTGGATGCCAGTCCCCCGGCCAGTACTCATGAACTCACCATTCCCAATGAT CTAATAGGCTGCATAATCGGACGCCAAGGGACCAAAATCAATGAAATTCGGCAGATGTCTGGAGCACAGATCAAAATCGCCAACGCCACGGAAGGGTCATCAGAGCGCCAAATCACCATCACGGGAACCCCTGCCAACATCAGCCTCGCTCAGTACCTCATCAACGCCAG GCTGACGTCTGAGGTCACTGGAATGGGCGCACTCTAA
- the PCBP3 gene encoding poly(rC)-binding protein 3 isoform X32 gives MLSMPLSGGPGPAEESLWSSRPACREMESKVSEGGLNVTLTIRLLMHGKEVGSIIGKKGETVKKMREESGARINISEGNCPERIVTITGPTDAIFKAFAMIAYKFEEDITNSMSNSTATSKPPVTLRLVVPASQCGSLIGKGGSKIKEIRESTGAQVQVAGDMLPNSTERAVTISGTPDAIIQCVKQICVVMLEVQSVTKGSPPKGATIPYRPKPASTPVIFAGGQVRADPLAASTANLSLLLQHQPLPAYTIQGQYAIPHPDVWMPVPRPVLMNSPFPMMLTSEVTGMGAL, from the exons GAAATGGAGTCAAAGGTCTCCGAAGGCGGCCTGAACGTCACCCTCACCATCCGGCTGCTGATGCACGGCAAG gaAGTCGGAAGCATCATTGGAAAG AAAGGAGAGACCGTGAAGAAGATGCGTGAGGAG AGCGGGGCAAGAATCAACATCTCGGAAGGAAACTGCCCTGAGCGAATTGTGACCATCACCGGCCCCACCGATGCCATCTTCAAGGCTTTTGCCATGATCGCCTACAAATTCGAGGAG GACATAACCAACTCAATGAGCAACAGCACTGCTACCAGTAAACCTCCAGTGACGCTGCGGCTGGTCGTGCCAGCTAGTCAGTGCGGCTCGCTGATTGGCAAAGGAGGCTCCAAGATCAAGGAAATCAGGGAG TCCACAGGTGCTCAGGTTCAAGTGGCGGGGGACATGCTGCCCAACTCCACGGAGCGGGCAGTGACAATCTCGGGGACACCCGACGCAATTATCCAGTGTGTCAAACAGATCTGTGTGGTGATGCTGGAGGTACAGTCTGTAACAAAGGGG TCCCCACCAAAAGGTGCCACCATTCCCTACCGCCCAAAGCCCGCCTCCACCCCTGTCATTTTTGCAGGTGGTCAGGTAAGAGCCGACCCGCTTGCAGCCTCCACTGCCAACCTCAGCCTTTTACTGCAGCACCAGCCGCTGCCC gCCTACACGATTCAGGGACAATACGCTATTCCACACCCGGAT GTCTGGATGCCAGTCCCCCGGCCAGTACTCATGAACTCACCATTCCCAATGAT GCTGACGTCTGAGGTCACTGGAATGGGCGCACTCTAA
- the PCBP3 gene encoding poly(rC)-binding protein 3 isoform X18, whose translation MLSMPLSGGPGPAEESLWSSRPACREMESKVSEGGLNVTLTIRLLMHGKEVGSIIGKKGETVKKMREESGARINISEGNCPERIVTITGPTDAIFKAFAMIAYKFEEDITNSMSNSTATSKPPVTLRLVVPASQCGSLIGKGGSKIKEIRESTGAQVQVAGDMLPNSTERAVTISGTPDAIIQCVKQICVVMLESPPKGATIPYRPKPASTPVIFAGGQAYTIQGQYAIPHPDQLTKLHQLAMQQTPFTPLGQTTPAFPGEKLPLHSSEEAQNLMGQSSGLDASPPASTHELTIPNDLIGCIIGRQGTKINEIRQMSGAQIKIANATEGSSERQITITGTPANISLAQYLINARLTSEVTGMGAL comes from the exons GAAATGGAGTCAAAGGTCTCCGAAGGCGGCCTGAACGTCACCCTCACCATCCGGCTGCTGATGCACGGCAAG gaAGTCGGAAGCATCATTGGAAAG AAAGGAGAGACCGTGAAGAAGATGCGTGAGGAG AGCGGGGCAAGAATCAACATCTCGGAAGGAAACTGCCCTGAGCGAATTGTGACCATCACCGGCCCCACCGATGCCATCTTCAAGGCTTTTGCCATGATCGCCTACAAATTCGAGGAG GACATAACCAACTCAATGAGCAACAGCACTGCTACCAGTAAACCTCCAGTGACGCTGCGGCTGGTCGTGCCAGCTAGTCAGTGCGGCTCGCTGATTGGCAAAGGAGGCTCCAAGATCAAGGAAATCAGGGAG TCCACAGGTGCTCAGGTTCAAGTGGCGGGGGACATGCTGCCCAACTCCACGGAGCGGGCAGTGACAATCTCGGGGACACCCGACGCAATTATCCAGTGTGTCAAACAGATCTGTGTGGTGATGCTGGAG TCCCCACCAAAAGGTGCCACCATTCCCTACCGCCCAAAGCCCGCCTCCACCCCTGTCATTTTTGCAGGTGGTCAG gCCTACACGATTCAGGGACAATACGCTATTCCACACCCGGAT CAGTTGACCAAGCTCCACCAGTTGGCTATGCAGCAAACCCCCTTTACTCCCCTTGGACAGACCACCCCCGCTTTCCCTG GAGAAAAGCTGCCCTTACATTCCTCCGAAGAAGCTCAAAATCTGATGGGCCAATCATCAG GTCTGGATGCCAGTCCCCCGGCCAGTACTCATGAACTCACCATTCCCAATGAT CTAATAGGCTGCATAATCGGACGCCAAGGGACCAAAATCAATGAAATTCGGCAGATGTCTGGAGCACAGATCAAAATCGCCAACGCCACGGAAGGGTCATCAGAGCGCCAAATCACCATCACGGGAACCCCTGCCAACATCAGCCTCGCTCAGTACCTCATCAACGCCAG GCTGACGTCTGAGGTCACTGGAATGGGCGCACTCTAA